From the Primulina tabacum isolate GXHZ01 chromosome 15, ASM2559414v2, whole genome shotgun sequence genome, one window contains:
- the LOC142525884 gene encoding uncharacterized protein LOC142525884, giving the protein MPLRRDLNNDRHDEIRGGGRGPPPPPPGDPATRVLEDMARLLEQVQQAPRPQVDVFEQFRRLNPKEFGGTTDPFIAEGWIRSLELHFEYLQMGDGDLARCAIYMLRDDASLWWEGAAHAVNVATLTWEKFKELFYGKYFPVDVRGRLTREFMSLRQGDSSVAEFIRKFDWGCHFVPLIARDAGQKLRHFMDGLRPTLRRDVMLMRPTSYDEAISCSFQAEQALRDIDFELQRKRHQPQSSFQPQKKQFTRPPRQQGQQKPQGQFMRPQQQQQRPPQAPGAPKPDDRKTCPQCGKFHIGKCLWGTYKCFICGQESHKAADCPKNKGPTTGRAYVLHTEEA; this is encoded by the coding sequence ATGCCTCTCAGACGTGATCTCAATAATGATAGGCATGATGAGATTCGTGGAGGGGGCAGAGGACCTCCACCGCCACCGCCAGGGGACCCAGCTACTCGAGTTCTGGAGGATATGGCTAGGCTACTGGAGCAAGTTCAGCAGGCTCCTAGGCCTCAGGTTGATGTTTTTGAGCAGTTTCGtcggctcaacccgaaggagttcgggggcaCTACTGATCCGTTCATAGCAGAGGGATGGATCCGATCTCTGGAGCTACACTTTGAATATCTGCAGATGGGGGATGGCGACCTGGCCAGGTGCGCCATCTATATGTTGAGAGACGATGCGTCACtgtggtgggagggagccgctCATGCTGTAAACGTGGCTACCCTTACCTGGGAAAAATTCAAGGAGCTATTTTACGGGAAGTACTTTCCAGTTGACGTCAGGGGCCGCCTGacgagagagtttatgagtctccgccagGGCGACTCATCTGTGGCGGAGTTTATCCGCAAGTTTGATTGGGGATGTCACTTTGTGCCTCTTATTGCCAGGGATGCCGGACAGAAGCTAcggcacttcatggatggacTGAGACCTACCCTTCGTCGGGATGTGATGCTGATGAGGCCGACGAGTTACGATGAGGCCATTTCCTGTTCCTTCCAGGCGGAGCAGGCGCTCCGAGACATAGATTTTGAGCTGCAGCGGAAGCGGCACCAGCCTCAGTCCAGTTTCCAACCACAGAAGAAACAGTTTACCAGGCCGCCGAGAcagcaggggcagcagaagccccaaggGCAATTTATGAGGCcacaacagcagcagcagagaCCTCCTCAGGCGCCAGGAGCGCCTAAGCCAGATGACAGAAAGACTTGCCCACAGTGCGGTAAGTTTCATATCGGCAAGTGCTTATGGGGGACTTACAAGTGCTTCATTTGCGGACAGGAGAGTCACAAAGCAGCGGACTGCCCTAAGAACAAGGGCCCTACTACTGGCCGGGCTTATGTGTTGCATACTGAGGAGGCCTAG